The Molothrus ater isolate BHLD 08-10-18 breed brown headed cowbird chromosome 18, BPBGC_Mater_1.1, whole genome shotgun sequence genome window below encodes:
- the PISD gene encoding phosphatidylserine decarboxylase proenzyme, mitochondrial isoform X3 produces MCQSNTLQGPELHTGKWLQFPQLALRRRLGQLSCMSRPALKLRSWPLTILYYLLPFGALKPLTRVGWRPMSRVALYKSVPTRLLSRAWGRLNQVELPTWLRKPVYSLYIWTFGVNMKEAAVEDLHHYRNLSEFFRRKLKPQARPVCCVHSVISPSDGKILNFGQVKNCEVEQVKGVTYSLESFLGPRISTEETHFSQAPAGNSFQKQLVTKEGNELYHCVIYLAPGDYHCFHSPTDWTVSHRRHFPGSLMSVNPGVARWIKELFCHNERVVLTGDWKHGFFSLTAVGATNVGSIRIYFDQDLHTNSPSYSKGSYNDFSFISNNNKEGIPMRKGEHLGEFNLGSTIVLIFEAPKDFRFNLKAGQKIRFGEALGSL; encoded by the exons GTTGCAATTCCCCCAGCTGGCCCTGAGGCGAAGGTTGGGCCAGCTGAGCTGTATGTCTAGGCCTGCTCTGAAACTCCGTTCTTGGCCTCTGACTATTCTCTATTACCTTCTGCCTTTCGGTGCTCTTAAACCCTTGACCAGAGTGGGATGGAGGCCTATGAGCAGG GTTGCCCTGTACAAGTCGGTCCCGACGCGGCTGCTCTCGCGAGCCTGGGGCCGCCTGAACCAGGTGGAGCTGCCCACGTGGCTGCGGAAGCCGGTGTACAGCCTGTACATCTGGACCTTCGGGGTGAACATGAAGGAGGCAGCTGTGGAGGATCTGCACCACTACAGGAACCTCAGTGAGTTCTTCCGCAGGAAGCTGAAACCGCAGGCACGGCCGGTGTGCTGTGTGCACAGCGTG ATTAGTCCCTCTGATGGAAAGATCCTGAATTTCGGACAGGTAAAAAATTGTGAAGTGGAGCAAGTAAAAGGGGTTACTTATTCTCTGGAATCTTTCTTGGGACCTCGCATCTCTACAGAGGAAACGCATTTTAGCCAGG ccccagctggtaACTCTTTTCAGAAACAACTGGTCACAAAGGAGGGGAATGAGCTCTACCACTGTGTAATTTACCTTGCACCAGGGGATTATCACTGCTTCCACTCGCCCACAGACTGGACAGTGTCACACCGCCGGCATTTCCCAG GCTCTCTGATGTCTGTCAATCCTGGAGTTGCTCGCTGGATCAAGGAACTGTTCTGCCACAATGAACGGGTTGTCCTTACAGGTGACTGGAAACATGGCTTCTTCTCACTAACAGCTGTAGGAGCAACAAACGTGGGCTCCATCCGCATCTACTTTGACCAG GACCTGCACACGAACAGTCCAAGTTACTCTAAAGGTTCCTACAATGACTTCAGCTTCATCTCCAACAACAACAAGGAGGGAATCCCCATGAGGAAAGGGGAACATTTAGGGGAATTTAACTTAGGCTCGACGATCGTGCTAATCTTTGAGGCACCCAAGGACTTCAGATTCAACCTCAAAGCTGGACAGAAAATCCGCTTTGGAGAAGCACTGGGCTCTCTATAG